From the Micromonospora sediminicola genome, one window contains:
- a CDS encoding MFS transporter: MGRLGTLTALYVTQYLGIGFITVGLTAILRDGGTSLDTLALLQVVGLIWPIKFLWAPVLDRYGSRHRGHYRSWLLVLQAALVLTLLALLPFSRPADQLGPVIAICAAFVFFSATQDIAADAVAVRLLAASDRGTGNGIQVAASYLGNLLGGGACVLVYDRFGWAAAVGLLAALTAVGLLVVWRFREPERTDRVVRIGAAYRALVSVFGQPGCRWWTFGVVPLVYVGAGMAYALVTPALVDAGWSLGRIGVVTGVVTSVPAIAAGLVAGLGVGRFGRAGVLVAGGVTLALSTVALLPLMNGRAPLGGTVAALCFFLAAYTIANVVLYTVNMDYSRPGSGGTDFTVLSSFGLVCSFVAASIGLAAAERFGYPAVALASLGLVAAGVVVGVAHQRRFPPSGSTSRPTPAATDLLVR, from the coding sequence ATGGGCCGCCTCGGCACGCTGACCGCGCTCTACGTCACGCAGTACCTCGGCATCGGCTTCATCACCGTCGGGCTCACCGCCATCCTGCGTGACGGCGGCACCTCGCTGGACACCCTGGCGCTGCTCCAGGTGGTCGGCCTGATCTGGCCGATCAAGTTCCTCTGGGCGCCGGTCCTCGACCGCTACGGCTCCCGTCACCGCGGCCACTACCGGTCCTGGCTGCTGGTGTTGCAGGCCGCCCTGGTGCTGACGCTGCTGGCGCTGCTGCCGTTCTCCCGGCCCGCCGACCAGCTCGGCCCGGTCATCGCCATCTGCGCCGCGTTCGTGTTCTTCTCCGCCACCCAGGACATCGCCGCCGACGCGGTCGCGGTGCGACTGCTGGCCGCGTCCGACCGGGGCACCGGCAACGGCATCCAGGTGGCCGCGAGCTACCTGGGCAACCTGCTCGGCGGCGGCGCGTGCGTGCTGGTCTACGACCGCTTCGGCTGGGCGGCGGCGGTCGGCCTGCTGGCCGCGCTGACCGCGGTCGGGCTGCTCGTGGTGTGGCGGTTCCGGGAACCGGAGCGCACCGACCGGGTCGTGCGCATCGGGGCGGCCTACCGGGCGCTGGTGTCGGTGTTCGGCCAGCCCGGCTGCCGGTGGTGGACGTTCGGCGTGGTGCCGCTGGTCTACGTCGGAGCCGGCATGGCGTACGCGCTGGTGACGCCCGCGCTGGTGGACGCCGGCTGGTCGCTGGGCCGGATCGGCGTGGTGACCGGCGTGGTGACCAGCGTGCCGGCCATCGCGGCCGGCCTGGTCGCGGGCCTCGGCGTCGGCCGGTTCGGTCGGGCCGGCGTGCTGGTGGCCGGTGGGGTCACGCTGGCGTTGTCCACGGTGGCGTTGCTGCCGCTGATGAACGGCCGCGCGCCGCTCGGCGGCACGGTCGCCGCGCTCTGCTTCTTCCTGGCCGCGTACACGATCGCCAACGTGGTGCTCTACACGGTCAACATGGACTACTCCCGGCCGGGCAGCGGGGGCACCGACTTCACCGTGCTGTCGTCGTTCGGGCTGGTCTGCTCGTTCGTCGCCGCCTCGATCGGGCTCGCCGCCGCCGAGCGGTTCGGCTACCCGGCGGTGGCGCTGGCCTCGCTCGGGCTGGTGGCCGCCGGGGTCGTGGTGGGCGTGGCGCACCAGCGGCGGTTCCCACCGTCCGGATCGACCTCCCGCCCGACACCCGCCGCTACGGACTTGCTTGTTAGGTAA
- a CDS encoding pyridoxal phosphate-dependent decarboxylase family protein: protein MSAIDTAARAHLFNAGSLGRYRDVLARGVDRVARRVGAADRPFTGVTPEALAPVVGAIDLDRPLGDTDAALDELHDVWLRDAVYFHHPRYLAHLNCPVVIPALLGEAVLSAVNSSLDTWDQSVGATLMERRLIEWTAGRIGLGATADGVFTSGGTQSNLQAMLLAREEAYRRVVGGAATRPARPEVLARLRIITSAAGHFSVQKAAKLLGLSADAVLTVPTDAGRRMRTDELARTIDRCRRDGQVVMAVVATAGTTDFGTIDPLPEIADICTAAGVWMHVDAAYGCGLLVSPTRRHLLDGIERAASVTVDYHKSFFQPVSSSALLVRDGRTLRHATWHADYLNPARAVEQGIPNQVDKSIQTTRRFDACKLWLTLRIMGPDAIGALFDQVVDLAADAWRLFDADPRFEVAARSPLSTVVFRHLPPGADPNLVDEANLHAREALATSGAALVAGTKVDGAHWLKLTLLNPETTVDDIAHVRDLIADHAAWYARTAATAELSCPVG, encoded by the coding sequence ATGAGCGCGATCGACACCGCAGCGCGGGCCCACCTGTTCAACGCCGGCTCGCTCGGGCGGTACCGGGACGTGCTGGCGCGCGGCGTCGACCGCGTCGCCCGCCGGGTGGGCGCGGCCGACCGGCCGTTCACCGGCGTGACGCCGGAGGCGCTCGCCCCGGTGGTCGGCGCGATCGACCTGGACCGGCCGCTCGGCGACACCGACGCCGCCCTGGACGAGCTGCACGACGTCTGGCTGCGCGACGCGGTGTACTTCCACCACCCGCGCTACCTGGCCCACCTGAACTGCCCGGTGGTCATCCCGGCGCTGCTCGGCGAGGCCGTGCTCAGCGCGGTCAACTCCTCGCTGGACACCTGGGACCAGAGTGTCGGCGCCACGCTGATGGAGCGGCGCCTGATCGAGTGGACGGCCGGACGGATCGGTCTCGGCGCCACCGCCGACGGCGTGTTCACCAGCGGCGGCACCCAGTCGAACCTGCAGGCCATGCTGCTGGCCCGGGAGGAGGCCTACCGCCGGGTGGTCGGTGGCGCGGCCACCCGCCCGGCCCGGCCGGAGGTGCTGGCCCGGTTGCGGATCATCACCTCCGCCGCCGGCCACTTCAGCGTGCAGAAGGCGGCCAAGCTGCTCGGCCTGTCCGCCGACGCGGTGCTCACCGTGCCCACCGACGCCGGCCGCCGGATGCGCACCGACGAACTCGCCCGCACCATCGACCGCTGCCGGCGCGACGGGCAGGTGGTGATGGCCGTCGTGGCCACCGCCGGCACCACCGACTTCGGCACCATCGACCCGCTGCCCGAGATCGCCGACATCTGCACCGCCGCCGGAGTCTGGATGCACGTCGACGCCGCGTACGGCTGCGGGTTGCTGGTCTCCCCCACCCGCCGACACCTGCTCGACGGCATCGAGCGGGCGGCCTCGGTCACCGTCGACTACCACAAGTCGTTCTTCCAGCCGGTCAGCTCCAGCGCGCTGCTGGTCCGCGACGGCCGGACGCTGCGCCACGCCACCTGGCACGCCGACTACCTCAACCCGGCCCGCGCGGTCGAGCAGGGCATCCCGAACCAGGTCGACAAGAGCATCCAGACCACCCGCCGCTTCGACGCGTGCAAGCTCTGGCTGACCCTGCGGATCATGGGGCCGGACGCGATCGGCGCGCTCTTCGACCAGGTGGTCGACCTCGCGGCCGACGCCTGGCGGCTGTTCGACGCCGACCCCCGGTTCGAGGTCGCGGCCCGCTCCCCGCTGAGCACCGTGGTCTTCCGTCACCTGCCGCCCGGCGCCGACCCGAACCTGGTCGACGAGGCCAACCTGCACGCCCGCGAGGCGCTGGCCACCTCCGGCGCGGCCCTGGTCGCCGGCACCAAGGTCGACGGCGCGCACTGGCTGAAGCTCACCCTGCTCAACCCCGAGACCACCGTCGACGACATCGCCCACGTGCGCGACCTGATCGCCGACCACGCCGCCTGGTACGCCCGGACCGCGGCCACCGCCGAGCTGTCCTGCCCGGTCGGCTGA
- a CDS encoding siderophore-interacting protein: MKRNWEGLVLKAMGGRDFRLTVRGTESVDGHYQRLLLDDGGLLAACGIHPTMWIRLWFDDGGRAHQRAYTLVDPDPEHGRFTLEFALHDGVAARWATTAEVGDTIDATVQGSAFQLPEPTPEHLYLVGDAASLPAVNSLLDAGADIPATVWLEYAHEGEKALAPRARAHHQVTWVPRRDDGRHLVDTVCAALPAAGTAHYWVACEAASTRSITRHVRRTLGVGKHQLTALGYWRAV; encoded by the coding sequence GTGAAACGGAACTGGGAGGGCCTGGTGCTCAAGGCCATGGGGGGCCGGGACTTCCGGCTCACCGTGCGGGGCACCGAGTCGGTCGACGGGCACTACCAGCGTCTGCTCCTCGACGACGGCGGGCTGCTGGCGGCGTGCGGGATCCACCCGACGATGTGGATCCGGCTCTGGTTCGACGACGGCGGGCGGGCGCACCAGCGGGCCTACACGCTCGTCGACCCGGATCCGGAGCACGGGCGGTTCACGCTGGAGTTCGCCCTGCACGACGGCGTCGCCGCACGGTGGGCCACCACCGCCGAGGTCGGCGACACGATCGACGCGACAGTGCAGGGCAGCGCGTTCCAGCTGCCGGAACCGACGCCGGAGCACCTCTACCTGGTCGGCGACGCGGCCTCGCTGCCGGCGGTGAACAGCCTCCTCGACGCCGGCGCGGACATCCCGGCGACGGTGTGGCTGGAGTACGCCCACGAGGGCGAGAAGGCCCTCGCTCCGCGCGCCCGGGCGCACCATCAGGTGACCTGGGTGCCCCGCCGCGACGACGGCCGGCACCTGGTCGACACGGTCTGCGCGGCGCTGCCCGCCGCCGGGACCGCGCACTACTGGGTGGCGTGCGAGGCGGCCAGCACCCGCAGCATCACCCGGCACGTCCGGCGGACGCTGGGCGTCGGCAAGCACCAGCTCACCGCGCTCGGCTACTGGCGGGCCGTCTGA
- a CDS encoding lysine N(6)-hydroxylase/L-ornithine N(5)-oxygenase family protein — MSTHDFIAVGLGPYNLGLACLSAPIDDLDGLFLEARDDFDWHPGMLLESTRLQTPFIADLVTLADPTSPYSFLSYLKEAGRLYPFYIRESFFPLRAEYNDYCRWAAAKLPNLRFRHAVTSVEYDGADDRYVVRADTPDGPVTHRARHLVLGTGTPPYLPPACAGVGGDLIHNSRYLEHREALRAKRSITVVGSGQSAAEIYHDLLGDIDTYGYQLTWVTRSPRFFPLEYTKLTLEMTSPDYVDYFHALPEPTRYRLEAAQKPLFKGINADLINDIYDTLYAKSLHGPAPTRLLTNTELVDAGYADGRYRLGLRHTEQDRAFTLDTEGLVLATGYHYRLPEFLAPVRDRLCFDAHGRFDVARNYSVDRTGRGVFLQNGGTHTHSITSPDLGMGPYRNSWIIRELTGREHYPIEKSIAFQEFGVPS; from the coding sequence ATGTCGACCCACGACTTCATCGCCGTCGGGCTGGGCCCGTACAACCTCGGCCTGGCCTGCCTCAGCGCACCGATCGACGACCTCGACGGGCTGTTCCTGGAGGCGCGCGACGACTTCGACTGGCACCCCGGGATGCTGCTCGAATCGACCCGGTTGCAGACGCCGTTCATCGCCGACCTGGTCACGCTCGCGGACCCGACCTCGCCGTACTCGTTCCTCAGCTATCTGAAGGAGGCCGGGCGGCTCTACCCGTTCTACATCCGGGAGAGCTTCTTCCCGCTGCGCGCCGAGTACAACGACTACTGCCGGTGGGCCGCCGCCAAGCTGCCGAACCTGCGCTTCCGGCACGCCGTCACCAGCGTCGAGTACGACGGGGCCGACGACCGCTACGTGGTACGCGCCGACACGCCGGACGGGCCGGTCACCCACCGCGCCCGGCACCTGGTGCTCGGCACCGGCACCCCGCCGTACCTGCCGCCCGCCTGCGCCGGCGTGGGCGGCGACCTGATCCACAACTCCCGCTACCTGGAGCACCGGGAGGCGTTGCGCGCCAAGCGGAGCATCACCGTCGTGGGCAGCGGTCAGAGCGCGGCCGAGATCTACCACGACCTGCTCGGCGACATCGACACGTACGGCTACCAGCTCACCTGGGTGACCCGCTCCCCCCGGTTCTTCCCGCTGGAGTACACCAAGCTGACGCTGGAGATGACCTCACCGGACTACGTGGACTACTTCCACGCGCTGCCCGAGCCGACTCGCTACCGGCTGGAAGCAGCGCAGAAACCGCTGTTCAAGGGCATCAACGCCGATCTGATCAACGACATCTACGACACCCTCTACGCGAAGAGCCTGCACGGGCCCGCACCGACCCGGCTGCTGACCAACACCGAACTGGTCGACGCCGGGTACGCCGACGGCCGCTACCGGCTCGGGCTGCGCCACACCGAGCAGGACCGCGCGTTCACGCTGGACACCGAGGGCCTGGTGCTGGCGACCGGCTACCACTACCGGCTGCCGGAGTTCCTCGCCCCGGTGCGTGACCGCCTGTGCTTCGACGCCCACGGCCGCTTCGACGTGGCCCGCAACTACAGCGTCGACCGCACCGGCCGGGGCGTGTTCCTGCAGAACGGCGGCACGCACACGCACAGCATCACCTCGCCCGACCTGGGCATGGGGCCCTACCGCAACTCGTGGATCATCCGGGAGCTGACCGGCCGGGAGCACTACCCGATCGAGAAGTCGATCGCGTTCCAGGAGTTCGGGGTGCCCTCATGA